The following coding sequences are from one Numida meleagris isolate 19003 breed g44 Domestic line chromosome 22, NumMel1.0, whole genome shotgun sequence window:
- the OSCP1 gene encoding protein OSCP1 isoform X1 has protein sequence MSTRTLPLLFLNLGGEMLYILDQRLRAQSIPGEKARKVMNDIITTMFNKKFMDELFKPQELYSKKALRTVYDRLAHASIMRLNQASMDKLYDLMTMAFKYQVLLCPRPKDILLVTFNHLDAIKDFICDSPGILNQVDETFRQLIEMYSCLSAGEFQLIRQTLLIFFQDMHIRVSIFLKDKVQNSNGRFVLPISGPVPWGTEVPGLIRMFNCNGDEVKRTEFTTAGNYVTPQREGSFELYGDRVLKLGTNMYSVSRPAETHTSGSSKTLASSTKENIVPNPLAKEELNFLARLLGGLEIKKPGGSETGFRLNLFTTDEEEEQAALTRPEELSYKVVNIEATEEPARRAELARILGDLEVAEPCAESCGKGEDLLALMDGL, from the exons ATGTCGACGCGAACGCTGCCGCTGCTGTTCCTCAACCTAGGCGGAGAGATGCTGTACATCCTGGACCAGCGGCTGCGCGCCCAGAGCATACCCGGCGAGAAGGCCCGCAAAG TTATGAATGACATCATCACAACCATGTTCAATAAAAAATTTATGGACGAGCTGTTTAAACCACAGGAACTCTATTCCAAGAAAGCTCTGAGAACTGTGTATGACCGGCTAGCTCATGCTTCAATCATGAGGCTGAACCAGGCAAGCATGGATAAG CTGTATGACCTCATGACCATGGCTTTCAAGTACCAAGTCCTGCTGTGTCCCCGGCCCAAAGACATCCTGCTGGTCACATTCAATCACCTGGATGCCATCAAAGATTTCATCTGCGATTCCCCCGGCATTCTGAACCAAGTGGATGAAACTTTCCGACAGCTGATTGAA ATGTACAGCTGTCTCTCTGCTGGTGAATTTCAGCTGATCAGGCAGAcactcctcattttttttcaagacatgCACATAAGG GTCTCTATCTTTCTGAAGGATAAAGTGCAAAACTCTAATGGTCGCTTTGTGCTGCCGATATCAGGCCCTGTTCCTTGGGGTACAGAAGTGCCAGGACTCATCAG GATGTTCAATTGCAATGGAGATGAAGTTAAAAGAACCGAGTTCACCACTGCTGGAAATTATGTCACTCCACAAAGGGAAGGATCTTTTGAACTTTATGGAGACAGAGTCCTCAAACTTGGAACAAATAT GTACAGTGTCAGTCGGCCGGCAGAGACGCACACGTCAGGATCATCCAAAACCTTGGCATCCAGTACAAAG gagAATATAGTCCCTAACCCTCTTGCTAAAGAAGAACTGAACTTCTTggccaggctgctgggagggctGGAGATCAAGAAACCTGGTGGCAGCGAGACAGGATTTCGACTGAATTTATTCACaacagatgaagaagaaga ACAGGCGGCGCTGACAAGACCTGAGGAGTTATCTTACAAGGTTGTGAACATAGAAGCCACTGAG GAGCCGGCGCGGCGGGCGGAGCTGGCCCGCATCCTGGGGGACCTGGAGGTGGCCGAGCCGTGCGCGGAGAGCTGCGGGAAGGGCGAGGACCTGCTGGCACTGATGGACGGGCTATGA
- the LSM10 gene encoding U7 snRNA-associated Sm-like protein LSm10, with translation MEVSHSVKERTIAENSLVILLQGLHGHVTTVDLRDESTATGRVANVDAFMNMRLAKVTFTDRRGVVSQLDEIFVTGRNVRYVHIPDEVDIRATIERQLQAIHRVRYFGGRDKGRREFPRAKHK, from the coding sequence ATGGAGGTCAGCCACTCGGTCAAGGAGCGCACCATTGCCGAGAACAGCCTGGTCATCCTGCTGCAGGGCCTGCACGGCCACGTCACCACCGTGGACCTCCGTGACGAGAGCACGGCCACGGGGCGCGTGGCCAACGTGGATGCCTTCATGAATATGCGCCTGGCCAAGGTGACCTTCACAGACAGGCGAGGCGTGGTGTCACAGCTGGATGAGATCTTCGTGACCGGCAGGAACGTGCGCTACGTGCACATCCCCGACGAGGTGGACATCAGGGCCACCATCGAGCGGCAGCTGCAAGCCATCCACCGCGTGCGCTACTTCGGGGGCCGCGACAAGGGCAGGAGGGAGTTCCCTCGGGCCAAGCACAAATGA
- the OSCP1 gene encoding protein OSCP1 isoform X2 yields the protein MNDIITTMFNKKFMDELFKPQELYSKKALRTVYDRLAHASIMRLNQASMDKLYDLMTMAFKYQVLLCPRPKDILLVTFNHLDAIKDFICDSPGILNQVDETFRQLIEMYSCLSAGEFQLIRQTLLIFFQDMHIRVSIFLKDKVQNSNGRFVLPISGPVPWGTEVPGLIRMFNCNGDEVKRTEFTTAGNYVTPQREGSFELYGDRVLKLGTNMYSVSRPAETHTSGSSKTLASSTKENIVPNPLAKEELNFLARLLGGLEIKKPGGSETGFRLNLFTTDEEEEQAALTRPEELSYKVVNIEATEEPARRAELARILGDLEVAEPCAESCGKGEDLLALMDGL from the exons ATGAATGACATCATCACAACCATGTTCAATAAAAAATTTATGGACGAGCTGTTTAAACCACAGGAACTCTATTCCAAGAAAGCTCTGAGAACTGTGTATGACCGGCTAGCTCATGCTTCAATCATGAGGCTGAACCAGGCAAGCATGGATAAG CTGTATGACCTCATGACCATGGCTTTCAAGTACCAAGTCCTGCTGTGTCCCCGGCCCAAAGACATCCTGCTGGTCACATTCAATCACCTGGATGCCATCAAAGATTTCATCTGCGATTCCCCCGGCATTCTGAACCAAGTGGATGAAACTTTCCGACAGCTGATTGAA ATGTACAGCTGTCTCTCTGCTGGTGAATTTCAGCTGATCAGGCAGAcactcctcattttttttcaagacatgCACATAAGG GTCTCTATCTTTCTGAAGGATAAAGTGCAAAACTCTAATGGTCGCTTTGTGCTGCCGATATCAGGCCCTGTTCCTTGGGGTACAGAAGTGCCAGGACTCATCAG GATGTTCAATTGCAATGGAGATGAAGTTAAAAGAACCGAGTTCACCACTGCTGGAAATTATGTCACTCCACAAAGGGAAGGATCTTTTGAACTTTATGGAGACAGAGTCCTCAAACTTGGAACAAATAT GTACAGTGTCAGTCGGCCGGCAGAGACGCACACGTCAGGATCATCCAAAACCTTGGCATCCAGTACAAAG gagAATATAGTCCCTAACCCTCTTGCTAAAGAAGAACTGAACTTCTTggccaggctgctgggagggctGGAGATCAAGAAACCTGGTGGCAGCGAGACAGGATTTCGACTGAATTTATTCACaacagatgaagaagaaga ACAGGCGGCGCTGACAAGACCTGAGGAGTTATCTTACAAGGTTGTGAACATAGAAGCCACTGAG GAGCCGGCGCGGCGGGCGGAGCTGGCCCGCATCCTGGGGGACCTGGAGGTGGCCGAGCCGTGCGCGGAGAGCTGCGGGAAGGGCGAGGACCTGCTGGCACTGATGGACGGGCTATGA
- the OSCP1 gene encoding protein OSCP1 isoform X3, protein MSTRTLPLLFLNLGGEMLYILDQRLRAQSIPGEKARKDEWTDVDRKRVMNDIITTMFNKKFMDELFKPQELYSKKALRTVYDRLAHASIMRLNQASMDKLYDLMTMAFKYQVLLCPRPKDILLVTFNHLDAIKDFICDSPGILNQVDETFRQLIEMYSCLSAGEFQLIRQTLLIFFQDMHIRVSIFLKDKVQNSNGRFVLPISGPVPWGTEVPGLIRMFNCNGDEVKRTEFTTAGNYVTPQREGSFELYGDRVLKLGTNMYSVSRPAETHTSGSSKTLASSTKENIVPNPLAKEELNFLARLLGGLEIKKPGGSETGFRLNLFTTDEEEEQAALTRPEELSYKVVNIEATEEPARRAELARILGDLEVAEPCAESCGKGEDLLALMDGL, encoded by the exons ATGTCGACGCGAACGCTGCCGCTGCTGTTCCTCAACCTAGGCGGAGAGATGCTGTACATCCTGGACCAGCGGCTGCGCGCCCAGAGCATACCCGGCGAGAAGGCCCGCAAAG ATGAATGGACAGATGTGGACAGGAAACGAG TTATGAATGACATCATCACAACCATGTTCAATAAAAAATTTATGGACGAGCTGTTTAAACCACAGGAACTCTATTCCAAGAAAGCTCTGAGAACTGTGTATGACCGGCTAGCTCATGCTTCAATCATGAGGCTGAACCAGGCAAGCATGGATAAG CTGTATGACCTCATGACCATGGCTTTCAAGTACCAAGTCCTGCTGTGTCCCCGGCCCAAAGACATCCTGCTGGTCACATTCAATCACCTGGATGCCATCAAAGATTTCATCTGCGATTCCCCCGGCATTCTGAACCAAGTGGATGAAACTTTCCGACAGCTGATTGAA ATGTACAGCTGTCTCTCTGCTGGTGAATTTCAGCTGATCAGGCAGAcactcctcattttttttcaagacatgCACATAAGG GTCTCTATCTTTCTGAAGGATAAAGTGCAAAACTCTAATGGTCGCTTTGTGCTGCCGATATCAGGCCCTGTTCCTTGGGGTACAGAAGTGCCAGGACTCATCAG GATGTTCAATTGCAATGGAGATGAAGTTAAAAGAACCGAGTTCACCACTGCTGGAAATTATGTCACTCCACAAAGGGAAGGATCTTTTGAACTTTATGGAGACAGAGTCCTCAAACTTGGAACAAATAT GTACAGTGTCAGTCGGCCGGCAGAGACGCACACGTCAGGATCATCCAAAACCTTGGCATCCAGTACAAAG gagAATATAGTCCCTAACCCTCTTGCTAAAGAAGAACTGAACTTCTTggccaggctgctgggagggctGGAGATCAAGAAACCTGGTGGCAGCGAGACAGGATTTCGACTGAATTTATTCACaacagatgaagaagaaga ACAGGCGGCGCTGACAAGACCTGAGGAGTTATCTTACAAGGTTGTGAACATAGAAGCCACTGAG GAGCCGGCGCGGCGGGCGGAGCTGGCCCGCATCCTGGGGGACCTGGAGGTGGCCGAGCCGTGCGCGGAGAGCTGCGGGAAGGGCGAGGACCTGCTGGCACTGATGGACGGGCTATGA